A stretch of Usitatibacter palustris DNA encodes these proteins:
- a CDS encoding 50S ribosomal protein L25/general stress protein Ctc, producing MKITVKAETRSVQGTGASRRLRRDSLVPGVLYGAGKDAVQLQLDHKTLWFQLKNEAFHASILDIEAGSEKTQCLLRDYQMHPFRPIILHVDFQRVAADKKIHMKVPLHFVNAEISPGVKGAGGIAQHIMIELEISCLPKDLPEFITVDLKDLQAGHSLHLSGLTLPAGVEAVGHKGEDPTVATIVIPKVMTADEEAAEAAAAAAVSAADVPTLAQKSPEEIAAEQAAKDSKGGGGKDKDKK from the coding sequence GTGAAGATCACTGTCAAAGCCGAAACGCGGAGCGTTCAGGGCACGGGTGCGAGCCGCCGCCTGCGCCGCGATTCGTTGGTACCGGGCGTGCTGTATGGCGCCGGCAAGGACGCCGTGCAGCTCCAGCTCGACCACAAGACCCTGTGGTTCCAGCTGAAGAACGAAGCCTTCCACGCTTCCATCCTCGACATCGAGGCGGGCAGCGAGAAGACGCAATGCCTGCTGCGCGATTACCAGATGCACCCGTTCCGTCCGATCATCCTGCACGTGGACTTCCAGCGCGTCGCCGCGGACAAGAAGATCCACATGAAGGTCCCGCTGCACTTCGTGAACGCCGAGATTTCCCCGGGCGTGAAGGGCGCGGGCGGCATCGCGCAGCACATCATGATCGAGCTCGAGATTTCGTGCCTGCCCAAGGACCTGCCGGAGTTCATCACGGTGGACCTCAAGGATCTCCAGGCGGGCCACTCGCTGCACCTTTCGGGGCTCACGCTCCCGGCGGGCGTGGAAGCCGTGGGTCACAAGGGCGAAGACCCGACCGTCGCGACCATCGTGATCCCGAAGGTGATGACCGCGGACGAGGAAGCTGCCGAAGCCGCAGCCGCCGCCGCAGTCTCGGCCGCGGATGTCCCGACGCTTGCCCAGAAGTCGCCCGAGGAAATTGCCGCCGAACAGGCTGCGAAGGACTCGAAGGGTGGCGGCGGCAAGGACAAGGACAAGAAGTAA
- the pth gene encoding aminoacyl-tRNA hydrolase: MDPIRLIVGLGNPGREYERTRHNAGFWWVDAIAESKRTDWKKETKFAGHTAKVEEGGRDFWLLKPATYMNESGRSVAALMRFYRIEPGELLVVHDELDLPPGTIRLKKGGGTGGHNGLTDIGEVLGTKDFWRLRIGIGHPGDKDRVPDYVLEKARREEQAMIDPAFDRSLELLTRLTTGRLQDAMSWLHTSPEDEAKRKAALEARAMNKEPKQ, encoded by the coding sequence ATGGACCCTATTCGACTCATCGTCGGGCTCGGCAATCCGGGCCGCGAGTACGAACGCACGCGCCACAACGCGGGCTTCTGGTGGGTCGATGCGATCGCCGAGAGCAAGCGCACCGATTGGAAGAAGGAAACGAAGTTCGCGGGGCACACGGCGAAAGTCGAGGAGGGCGGCCGCGATTTCTGGCTGCTCAAGCCCGCGACGTACATGAACGAGTCGGGGCGCAGCGTGGCCGCGCTCATGCGCTTCTACCGGATCGAGCCGGGTGAATTGCTCGTCGTGCACGATGAGCTCGATCTGCCGCCGGGCACCATCCGCCTGAAGAAGGGCGGGGGCACCGGCGGCCACAATGGCCTCACCGACATCGGTGAGGTGCTGGGCACGAAGGATTTCTGGCGCCTGCGCATCGGCATCGGCCATCCGGGCGACAAGGATCGCGTGCCCGACTACGTGCTCGAGAAGGCGCGTCGCGAAGAGCAGGCGATGATCGATCCCGCCTTCGACCGCAGCCTCGAACTGCTCACGCGCCTCACGACCGGACGCCTCCAGGACGCCATGTCGTGGCTGCACACCTCCCCCGAGGACGAAGCCAAACGCAAGGCCGCGCTCGAAGCGCGCGCCATGAACAAGGAACCGAAGCAATGA
- a CDS encoding ribose-phosphate pyrophosphokinase codes for MAFDNLMVFTGNATPKLAQEVARKLNVTLGKATVAKFSDGEIMVELLENVRGKDCFILQSTCAPTNDHLMEVLIMADALRRSSAARITAALPYFGYARQDRRPRSARVAISAKVVANMLTVAGVDRVLTMDLHADQIQGFFDRPVDNVYATPILLGDLWKHGYKNQVVVSPDVGGVVRARAIAKRLESDLAIIDKRRPRPNVATVMNIIGDVNGRTCVIMDDMVDTANTLCEAAKALKEQGAIRVVAYCTHPVLSGPAISRIENSVLDELVVTDTIPLKPEAEACKKIRQISVAGLLAETMRRICEESSVSSLFVE; via the coding sequence ATGGCCTTCGACAACCTGATGGTGTTCACGGGGAATGCGACCCCGAAGCTCGCGCAGGAAGTCGCGCGCAAGCTGAACGTCACGCTGGGCAAGGCGACCGTCGCGAAGTTCAGCGACGGCGAGATCATGGTCGAGTTGCTGGAGAACGTCCGCGGCAAGGACTGCTTCATCCTCCAGTCGACCTGCGCGCCGACCAATGATCACTTGATGGAAGTGTTGATCATGGCCGATGCACTGCGGCGATCGAGTGCCGCGAGGATCACGGCGGCGTTGCCGTATTTCGGCTACGCGCGCCAGGACCGCCGTCCGAGGAGCGCACGCGTTGCGATCTCGGCCAAGGTGGTCGCGAACATGTTGACGGTCGCTGGCGTGGACCGCGTGCTGACGATGGACCTGCACGCCGACCAGATCCAGGGGTTCTTCGACCGGCCGGTGGACAACGTCTATGCGACGCCCATCCTGCTGGGAGACCTGTGGAAGCACGGGTACAAGAACCAGGTGGTGGTTTCGCCGGACGTCGGCGGCGTGGTGCGGGCGAGGGCGATCGCGAAGCGGCTGGAAAGCGACCTCGCGATCATCGACAAGCGGCGCCCGCGGCCCAATGTCGCGACGGTGATGAACATCATCGGCGACGTGAACGGACGCACGTGCGTGATCATGGATGACATGGTCGACACCGCGAACACGCTGTGCGAAGCAGCGAAGGCGTTGAAGGAGCAGGGCGCGATCCGCGTGGTCGCGTATTGCACGCACCCGGTGCTTTCGGGGCCCGCGATCAGCCGGATCGAGAATTCGGTGCTCGACGAGCTGGTGGTGACGGACACCATCCCGCTCAAGCCGGAAGCCGAGGCGTGCAAGAAGATCCGCCAGATCAGCGTCGCGGGATTGCTGGCGGAGACGATGCGAAGAATTTGTGAGGAGAGCTCGGTGAGCTCTCTGTTCGTGGAGTAG